A DNA window from Roseovarius sp. Pro17 contains the following coding sequences:
- a CDS encoding SCO family protein: MGILSRSLPLLWILALVCPVQAQTQGQPPEVLDAKQVYEISQSVIGREVGAYVLHDKNGAPLAMADLRGRPLVISLVYTSCSSICPVITDHLHDAVSEARRVLGDGSFAVLTFGFDASGDKPAQLRAFAISHRLNRLDDWYLASADPDTTESLLRDLGFSWRDAAGGFDHPSQTTILDAGGRVYRQLYGEDFPLPVFMAPLKELVLGRATVSIAPTDLWSRLTFLCTVYNPLTRAYRFDYGILFGIFFGAVSLLLTGLIIVRLWLERRRGMRPHGVLHPSTPTADEVAR; this comes from the coding sequence ATGGGCATTTTGAGCCGCTCACTTCCCCTGCTATGGATTCTGGCGCTGGTTTGTCCGGTGCAGGCGCAAACGCAAGGCCAACCCCCCGAGGTTCTGGATGCGAAGCAGGTCTATGAGATCAGCCAGAGCGTGATCGGCCGCGAAGTGGGGGCATATGTCCTGCATGACAAAAATGGTGCCCCGCTGGCGATGGCTGACCTGCGCGGTCGCCCGCTGGTCATTTCGCTGGTCTATACCAGCTGCAGTTCGATCTGCCCGGTGATCACAGATCACCTGCACGACGCGGTGAGCGAGGCGCGCCGGGTTCTGGGCGACGGCAGCTTCGCGGTTCTGACCTTCGGCTTTGACGCCAGCGGCGACAAACCGGCGCAGCTGCGCGCATTTGCAATATCACACCGACTCAACCGGCTGGACGACTGGTATCTGGCCAGCGCCGACCCCGATACCACAGAGTCGCTGCTGCGTGATCTGGGCTTCAGTTGGCGCGACGCCGCCGGCGGGTTCGATCATCCCAGCCAGACAACGATCCTTGACGCGGGCGGGCGCGTCTATCGCCAGCTTTACGGCGAAGACTTCCCGCTGCCGGTGTTCATGGCCCCGCTCAAGGAGCTGGTGCTTGGCCGCGCGACGGTATCGATTGCGCCCACAGATTTGTGGTCGCGGCTGACCTTCCTTTGCACCGTCTACAACCCACTGACCCGCGCCTACCGGTTCGATTATGGCATCTTGTTCGGTATCTTCTTCGGCGCTGTCTCGCTGCTACTGACCGGCCTGATCATCGTGCGGCTCTGGCTTGAACGGCGGCGAGGCATGCGACCGCATGGCGTGCTGCACCCATCAACCCCGACAGCAGACGAAGTGGCAAGGTGA
- the cyoE gene encoding heme o synthase: MLAALNMTVSILKLRIGFFIALAALVGVMTGGGELGTLEALVFALAVLGASGAAGGFNQYYERDSDRMMARTRNRPFASGVLKAGPIWPVTLLALLIGALLMAWSVGGTLATVLVFLGALTYGVIYTVWLKTRTVWNVVIGGAAGSFAVLAGAAAAAPQFGPVIGPVPAILATVLLLWTPPHFWSLAVARSEDYRRANIPMLPVVSKPNVWAPVIFSHVAALFALSLVPLWFGMGWIYGLFAVAGGAPFLLAAWRLMYDPSRGPAMRTFRTSLAQFALLSIGVVLDEASRWAF, from the coding sequence ATGCTTGCCGCCCTGAACATGACTGTCTCGATACTCAAACTGCGGATCGGTTTTTTCATTGCCCTCGCTGCACTTGTCGGGGTGATGACGGGAGGCGGCGAGCTTGGCACGCTTGAGGCGCTGGTATTTGCGCTCGCCGTTCTCGGGGCATCTGGTGCGGCCGGAGGGTTCAACCAATATTACGAGCGCGACAGCGACCGCATGATGGCGCGCACCCGAAACCGGCCATTTGCCAGCGGTGTTCTGAAGGCCGGGCCAATCTGGCCGGTGACTCTGCTGGCGCTGCTGATCGGGGCGCTGCTGATGGCGTGGTCGGTCGGCGGCACGCTGGCCACGGTCCTCGTCTTTCTCGGTGCGCTCACCTACGGCGTGATCTATACCGTCTGGCTAAAGACCCGCACAGTCTGGAACGTCGTAATTGGCGGCGCGGCGGGCAGTTTCGCGGTGCTGGCCGGCGCGGCGGCCGCGGCACCGCAATTTGGCCCCGTCATCGGCCCGGTTCCGGCAATTCTGGCGACGGTTCTGCTTCTTTGGACGCCGCCGCATTTCTGGAGCCTTGCTGTCGCCCGCAGCGAGGATTATCGACGCGCGAACATCCCGATGCTGCCGGTCGTGTCAAAGCCCAATGTCTGGGCGCCAGTAATATTCAGCCACGTCGCTGCGCTGTTTGCGCTGTCGCTGGTGCCGCTGTGGTTCGGAATGGGCTGGATCTATGGCCTCTTCGCAGTGGCGGGCGGAGCCCCGTTTCTTTTGGCGGCTTGGCGCCTGATGTACGATCCCTCAAGGGGGCCAGCGATGCGCACTTTCCGTACATCGCTGGCGCAATTTGCCCTTCTGTCAATCGGCGTCGTACTGGACGAGGCTTCGCGATGGGCATTTTGA
- a CDS encoding cytochrome b N-terminal domain-containing protein, whose translation MRAALKRGFDRVERPLDRLFGPDWNPLANLGPLGWFMFWIVTATGVYLFIFFDTGVVNAYQSVKWLSETHWLHAGLARSLHRYASDFLVLLMLIHLVREWAFDRYRGRRWFSWITGVPVIWFVYMSGITGYWLVWDELAQYVALTTTELLDALPFFAEPIARNFLTPASLSGRFFTLMVFLHIAIPLLLLLMMWIHIQRITAARTMPPRGLSLLTLASLVIVSFAMPAVLQGPADLATFPAKVGLDWFILGLYPVIDLMPPPVIWTGALLFTVLMFGLPWLPPRKEAEAAQVFLEFCNGCTRCEADCPYTAITMVPRSDGAPFPQEALVDPDRCVACGICMGSCPSSTPFRRSGPLITGIDLPGRPLRQLRDEVIAAAADLTGQGRVMTIACEHGAANMPEKGSVILPCVAMAPPSLFDFILSRDLADGVCIAGCAERECYNRVGAKWTEDRIARTRDPQLRERVPRERLLTLWAGPSERARLAGDIRAFAERVAALEPMQGKRRLEPNEPEAAPDAAVGEDAK comes from the coding sequence ATGCGGGCCGCGCTGAAGCGTGGTTTTGATCGGGTTGAGCGTCCTCTGGACAGGCTGTTTGGACCCGACTGGAACCCACTTGCCAATCTGGGGCCGCTGGGCTGGTTCATGTTCTGGATCGTCACCGCCACCGGCGTCTATCTGTTCATCTTCTTCGACACCGGCGTGGTCAATGCCTACCAGTCGGTCAAATGGCTGAGCGAGACGCATTGGCTGCATGCCGGGCTGGCCCGCAGCCTGCACCGATATGCGTCGGATTTCCTGGTGCTCCTCATGCTGATCCACCTGGTGCGGGAATGGGCCTTTGACCGTTATCGCGGGCGGCGCTGGTTCTCGTGGATCACCGGGGTGCCTGTGATATGGTTTGTCTACATGTCCGGCATCACCGGATATTGGCTGGTCTGGGACGAGTTGGCGCAATACGTGGCGCTGACCACCACCGAACTGCTCGACGCTCTGCCGTTCTTTGCCGAGCCGATCGCGCGCAATTTCCTGACCCCGGCAAGCCTGTCGGGGCGCTTCTTTACGCTGATGGTGTTTTTGCACATCGCTATTCCGCTACTGCTTTTGCTGATGATGTGGATCCATATCCAGCGCATCACCGCGGCGCGCACCATGCCGCCGCGCGGCCTGAGCCTGCTGACATTGGCGTCCCTCGTCATTGTCTCCTTCGCCATGCCAGCGGTCTTGCAGGGGCCTGCGGACTTGGCCACATTTCCGGCCAAAGTCGGGCTCGACTGGTTCATTCTCGGGCTCTATCCGGTGATTGACCTGATGCCGCCCCCGGTGATCTGGACCGGCGCGCTGCTGTTCACGGTTCTGATGTTTGGATTGCCCTGGCTGCCGCCACGCAAGGAGGCCGAGGCGGCACAGGTGTTCCTCGAGTTCTGCAACGGCTGCACCCGCTGCGAGGCCGATTGCCCCTATACTGCCATTACCATGGTGCCGCGCAGCGATGGCGCCCCCTTCCCGCAAGAGGCATTGGTAGACCCAGACCGCTGCGTTGCCTGCGGCATCTGCATGGGGTCCTGCCCCTCGTCCACGCCATTCCGCCGCTCCGGCCCGCTGATCACCGGAATTGACCTGCCCGGCCGCCCATTGAGGCAGCTGCGCGACGAGGTCATCGCCGCCGCTGCCGATCTTACCGGGCAAGGCCGAGTGATGACCATCGCCTGTGAACACGGCGCGGCCAATATGCCCGAAAAAGGCAGCGTGATCCTGCCCTGCGTGGCCATGGCGCCGCCCTCGCTGTTTGATTTCATCCTCAGCCGCGATCTGGCCGATGGCGTCTGCATCGCCGGTTGCGCCGAACGCGAGTGCTATAATCGTGTCGGGGCCAAATGGACGGAGGACCGCATCGCCAGAACCCGCGATCCCCAGCTGCGTGAACGCGTCCCGCGCGAGCGGTTGCTGACGCTCTGGGCCGGTCCAAGCGAGCGAGCGCGCCTTGCGGGTGACATTCGCGCCTTCGCCGAAAGGGTGGCGGCGCTGGAGCCGATGCAAGGCAAGCGCAGGCTTGAGCCGAACGAACCCGAGGCAGCCCCAGATGCGGCAGTTGGGGAGGACGCGAAATGA
- a CDS encoding cbb3-type cytochrome c oxidase subunit I, which yields MTTIDHGAIGYAGPDVRYRTCPFTGRRIERSAELLIRANAVAAVVFLAVGGFFGLMVALTRWPAVQLLPAEWFYLVLTGHGANVLLFWIIFFEIAVLYFAATVLLGSRLATPRWAWLGFGLMIIGAVMANYAVLNGDSTVMFTSYPPMMAEHWFYLSLIVFAVGALIGVFVFFGTLVVAKDEKTYEGSVPLVTFGAITAAIIAVFTLACGAIILVPTWLWSLGLISGIDTLMYKLVWWGMGHSSQQINVAAHIAIWYAIAAMVVGAKPLSEKVSRFAFLMYILFLQLASAHHLLAEPGMSSSWKIINTSYMMYLAVMASMIHGLTVPGAIEAAQRRNGYTRGMFEWLTKAPWGNPAFSGMFMSLVMFGFLGGITGVILGTEQLNVLMHNTIYVPGHFHATVVAGTTLAFMAMTYLVVPLIFQRDIIWPTLAKWQPYLFGIGAGGISLFMMGAGTLGVPRRHWDISLVDAAHPYEFAPAAYLMMGLNGMSAILAAAGGLLFIVLVVASILGGPRLDQPGAKLVFPLHDGGAQAVSEYGSEASLKIPGTVMLVTIFFFTFVLYYFVNWKYLSDLWLFN from the coding sequence ATGACTACCATTGATCACGGAGCAATCGGATATGCCGGCCCGGACGTCAGGTATCGCACCTGCCCGTTCACCGGGCGCCGCATCGAGCGCAGCGCCGAACTGCTGATCCGCGCCAATGCCGTCGCGGCGGTCGTCTTTCTGGCGGTTGGCGGGTTCTTCGGCCTGATGGTCGCGCTGACGCGCTGGCCTGCGGTGCAGCTTCTGCCTGCCGAATGGTTTTATCTGGTGCTGACCGGGCACGGTGCCAATGTGCTGCTGTTCTGGATCATCTTCTTCGAGATCGCAGTGCTCTACTTCGCCGCGACGGTGCTGCTCGGCTCGCGGCTGGCAACGCCGCGATGGGCATGGCTGGGCTTCGGGCTGATGATCATCGGTGCGGTGATGGCCAATTACGCCGTGCTGAACGGCGACTCGACGGTGATGTTCACCTCCTATCCGCCGATGATGGCCGAGCATTGGTTCTATTTGTCGCTGATCGTTTTCGCGGTGGGGGCGCTGATCGGGGTCTTTGTCTTCTTCGGCACGCTTGTCGTGGCCAAGGACGAAAAGACCTATGAAGGCTCCGTGCCGCTGGTAACATTCGGAGCCATTACCGCTGCGATCATCGCGGTGTTCACGCTGGCTTGCGGCGCGATCATCCTGGTGCCGACATGGCTGTGGTCGCTCGGGCTGATCTCGGGCATCGACACGCTGATGTATAAATTGGTGTGGTGGGGCATGGGCCATTCCAGCCAGCAGATCAACGTCGCCGCCCATATCGCGATCTGGTACGCGATCGCGGCGATGGTCGTCGGGGCCAAGCCGCTGTCCGAGAAGGTCAGCCGCTTTGCCTTCCTGATGTATATCCTGTTCCTGCAGCTCGCCTCGGCCCACCACCTTCTGGCCGAACCGGGGATGAGTTCGTCGTGGAAGATCATCAACACCAGCTACATGATGTATCTGGCCGTGATGGCCTCGATGATCCACGGGCTGACTGTGCCGGGTGCTATTGAGGCGGCGCAGCGCCGCAACGGCTATACCCGCGGGATGTTCGAATGGTTGACCAAAGCGCCTTGGGGCAATCCGGCGTTCTCGGGGATGTTCATGAGCCTGGTGATGTTCGGCTTTCTCGGCGGCATTACCGGCGTGATTCTGGGCACCGAGCAGCTTAACGTGCTGATGCACAATACCATCTATGTGCCGGGTCATTTCCACGCCACCGTGGTTGCGGGCACGACACTGGCCTTCATGGCGATGACATATCTGGTGGTGCCGCTGATATTCCAGCGTGACATCATCTGGCCAACGCTGGCGAAATGGCAGCCCTATCTCTTTGGCATCGGCGCCGGCGGGATATCGCTCTTCATGATGGGTGCGGGCACGCTGGGGGTGCCGCGCCGTCACTGGGACATCTCACTGGTGGATGCGGCGCATCCCTATGAATTCGCGCCTGCCGCCTATCTGATGATGGGCCTCAACGGTATGTCCGCAATCCTCGCGGCCGCAGGCGGGCTGCTGTTCATCGTGCTCGTCGTTGCGTCGATCCTAGGCGGGCCGCGCCTTGATCAGCCCGGCGCCAAGCTGGTGTTTCCGCTGCATGACGGGGGCGCTCAGGCGGTGTCGGAATATGGCAGCGAAGCCTCGCTCAAGATCCCCGGCACGGTCATGCTGGTCACCATCTTCTTCTTCACGTTCGTTCTCTACTACTTCGTGAACTGGAAGTACCTCTCAGACCTTTGGCTGTTCAACTAG
- a CDS encoding aromatic ring-hydroxylating dioxygenase subunit alpha: protein MTVHDTPAPVHSLEARYYTDPAIFAQERKGLLARTWQFAGHESQVRGAGDYFSFELAGESLFCIRGRDNVLRTFYNVCQHRAHQLVSGSGTTRVVVCPYHAWTYEMTGELRAGPNIKSVPGFDRSKICLTSVRTESFHGFIFVNLDEDAAPMDDWYPDVRTELGEYVPDIDILEPLEWVEIPEQCNWKVSIENYSECYHCSLNHPTFSTGVIKPDTYDIQPSEQGYVLRHTTECQSLDAMSYDIDLSRPHAGEYRSFYLWPMFSFQIYPGNVLNTYHWRAHDVDQCTVWRGWFTPGGEDSEVIRRLAIQDRATTVEEDIHLVESVYRGLQSRGYKPGPLVLDPACGLNSEHSVQTLQQWMRAAVDAGGAGNKDL from the coding sequence ATGACCGTTCATGACACCCCCGCCCCGGTCCACTCACTGGAGGCGCGTTACTACACCGACCCCGCGATTTTCGCGCAGGAACGCAAGGGCCTGCTGGCCCGCACATGGCAGTTTGCCGGCCATGAAAGCCAGGTGCGCGGCGCGGGCGATTATTTCAGTTTCGAGCTGGCCGGTGAAAGCCTGTTCTGCATCCGAGGCCGCGATAACGTGCTGAGGACGTTCTACAATGTCTGCCAGCACCGGGCACATCAGTTGGTCAGCGGCTCAGGCACCACGCGTGTCGTCGTCTGCCCCTACCATGCTTGGACCTACGAGATGACGGGCGAACTGCGCGCCGGTCCCAATATCAAATCCGTTCCGGGATTCGACCGCTCCAAGATCTGCCTGACTTCGGTGCGCACCGAAAGCTTTCATGGCTTCATCTTCGTCAATCTTGACGAAGATGCAGCGCCGATGGACGACTGGTATCCCGATGTACGTACTGAACTGGGCGAATACGTGCCCGATATCGACATCCTAGAGCCGCTGGAATGGGTCGAGATACCCGAGCAGTGCAACTGGAAGGTCTCGATTGAGAATTACTCGGAATGCTACCACTGCTCACTTAACCACCCGACCTTTTCAACCGGCGTCATCAAGCCCGACACCTATGACATCCAACCCTCCGAGCAGGGCTATGTGCTGCGCCACACCACCGAATGTCAGTCGCTGGACGCGATGAGCTATGACATCGACCTGTCCAGACCGCATGCGGGCGAGTATCGCAGCTTTTACCTCTGGCCGATGTTCTCGTTCCAGATCTATCCGGGCAACGTGCTGAACACCTATCACTGGCGCGCCCACGACGTCGATCAATGCACGGTCTGGCGCGGCTGGTTCACGCCCGGGGGCGAGGACAGCGAGGTGATCCGGCGCCTGGCGATTCAGGACCGCGCGACCACCGTGGAAGAGGATATCCACCTTGTCGAAAGCGTTTATCGCGGCCTGCAAAGCCGCGGCTACAAACCCGGCCCGCTGGTTCTGGACCCGGCCTGCGGGCTGAACTCCGAACATTCGGTGCAGACATTGCAACAATGGATGCGCGCGGCGGTGGATGCTGGCGGCGCAGGCAACAAGGACCTGTGA